One part of the Streptomyces lienomycini genome encodes these proteins:
- a CDS encoding peptidylprolyl isomerase, whose amino-acid sequence MSNSKVYFDIDINGQDAGRIVFELFEDVTPKTAKNFIELATGEHGFGYAGSSFHRVIPQFMLQGGDFTAGNGTGGKSIYGEKFADENFKLKHTEPYLLSMANAGPNTNGSQFFITTVVTSWLDGKHVVFGKVVEGTDVVDKIEGYGSSPAGKTSKEIKVRASGKL is encoded by the coding sequence ATGAGCAATTCCAAGGTTTACTTCGACATCGACATCAACGGCCAGGATGCGGGCCGCATCGTCTTCGAACTCTTCGAGGACGTCACCCCCAAGACCGCCAAGAACTTCATCGAGCTGGCCACCGGCGAGCACGGCTTCGGCTACGCGGGTTCCTCGTTCCACCGCGTGATCCCGCAGTTCATGCTCCAGGGCGGTGACTTCACCGCGGGCAACGGCACCGGGGGCAAGAGCATCTACGGCGAGAAGTTCGCGGACGAGAACTTCAAGCTGAAGCACACCGAGCCGTACCTGCTGTCCATGGCGAACGCGGGCCCGAACACCAACGGCTCGCAGTTCTTCATCACCACCGTCGTCACCTCGTGGCTGGACGGCAAGCACGTCGTCTTCGGCAAGGTCGTCGAGGGCACGGACGTGGTCGACAAGATCGAGGGCTACGGCTCCTCGCCGGCGGGCAAGACCTCCAAGGAGATCAAGGTGCGCGCGTCCGGCAAGCTCTGA
- a CDS encoding glutamate-cysteine ligase family protein has translation MGRDVPALVFTREDRRRYRIKMQECLDAFAQMLRESRFETERPQVGLEIELNLVDDAAEPAMRNSDALEAIADPAWSTELGRFNLEINIPPRRLTAGGPDAWETEIRAALNHAEDRAESVGAHLIMVGILPTLRQSDVGEAALSENPRYRLLNDQVFAARGEDLHIEVDGVDRLRTYADTITPEAACTSTQFHLQVAPEEFPDYWNAAQAVAGVQVALAANSPFLLGKELWHESRIPLFEQATDTRPQEIKAQGVRPRVWFGERWINSVFDLFEENLRYFPALLPLCDEQDPAETLDRGDIPELGELTLHNGTIYRWNRPVYAVSHDKPHVRVENRVLPAGPTVADTLANGAFYYGLTRALVEEERPVWSRMSFSVAEDNLHTAARHGIEAHLYWPGVGEVTVPELVLRRLLPLAHRGLELSGMDSAWREPLLGIIEQRCVTGRNGAVWQKEMFHHIDATARPGRHEALRRMTRQYMDYMHLNAPVHTWPVD, from the coding sequence ATGGGACGGGACGTCCCGGCGCTGGTCTTCACCCGCGAGGACCGCCGCCGCTACCGGATCAAGATGCAGGAGTGCCTCGATGCCTTCGCGCAGATGCTGCGCGAGTCGCGGTTCGAGACCGAGCGGCCCCAGGTGGGCCTGGAGATCGAACTGAACCTGGTGGACGACGCGGCCGAGCCGGCGATGCGCAACAGCGACGCGCTGGAGGCGATCGCGGACCCCGCCTGGTCCACCGAGCTGGGCCGGTTCAACCTGGAGATCAACATCCCGCCCCGGCGCCTGACGGCGGGCGGTCCCGACGCCTGGGAGACCGAGATCCGCGCCGCCCTGAACCACGCCGAGGACCGCGCCGAGTCGGTCGGCGCCCATCTGATCATGGTCGGGATCCTGCCCACGCTGCGCCAGTCGGACGTGGGCGAGGCGGCCCTGTCGGAGAACCCGCGCTACCGGCTGCTCAACGATCAGGTGTTCGCGGCCCGGGGCGAGGACCTGCACATCGAGGTGGACGGCGTCGACCGCCTGCGGACCTACGCGGACACCATCACCCCGGAGGCCGCCTGCACCAGCACGCAGTTCCACCTCCAGGTCGCCCCGGAGGAGTTCCCCGACTACTGGAACGCGGCCCAGGCCGTCGCCGGCGTCCAGGTCGCCCTCGCGGCCAACTCGCCGTTCCTGCTGGGCAAGGAGCTGTGGCACGAGAGCCGCATCCCCCTGTTCGAGCAGGCCACCGACACCCGGCCGCAGGAGATCAAGGCACAGGGCGTACGGCCCCGGGTCTGGTTCGGGGAGCGGTGGATCAACAGCGTCTTCGACCTGTTCGAGGAGAACCTCCGCTACTTCCCGGCGCTGCTGCCCCTGTGCGACGAGCAGGACCCGGCCGAGACCCTCGACCGCGGCGACATCCCCGAGCTGGGGGAACTCACCCTGCACAACGGCACCATCTACCGCTGGAACCGGCCCGTGTACGCCGTCTCCCACGACAAGCCGCACGTCCGCGTCGAGAACCGGGTGCTGCCGGCGGGTCCGACCGTCGCCGACACCCTCGCCAACGGCGCCTTCTACTACGGCCTCACCCGCGCCCTCGTGGAGGAGGAGCGGCCGGTGTGGTCGCGGATGTCCTTCTCGGTCGCCGAGGACAACCTGCACACCGCCGCCCGGCACGGCATCGAGGCACACCTGTACTGGCCCGGGGTGGGCGAGGTGACCGTGCCCGAACTGGTCCTGCGCCGACTGCTGCCGCTCGCGCACCGGGGCCTGGAGCTGTCGGGCATGGACTCCGCCTGGCGGGAGCCGCTGCTCGGCATCATCGAGCAGCGGTGCGTCACCGGCCGCAACGGCGCGGTCTGGCAGAAGGAGATGTTCCACCACATCGACGCCACCGCCCGGCCGGGCCGCCACGAGGCCCTGCGCCGGATGACCCGGCAGTACATGGACTACATGCACCTCAACGCACCGGTCCACACCTGGCCGGTCGACTGA
- a CDS encoding class II glutamine amidotransferase, translating into MCRWLAYSGTPVLLESFLYQPEHSLIDQSLHARMGVETTNGDGFGIGWFGPEMTTPAIVREIGPAWSNRNLREIASHVRSPLFFAHIRASTGSAVQQTNCHPFRHGRWMWMHNGAIADFHRLRRDLALAVDPRLFLDIEGSTDSEMMFYLALTLGLEDDPPAAVARMAGLVEEIGHEHGVEFPLQMTVAVTDGRRLWAFRYSSQGRSRSLYYSSRVESLRALHPDLPFLKEASDNSRLIVSEPLGDLPGVWNRVPEGSYGVVQPEGDVLLPFVPHPE; encoded by the coding sequence ATGTGCCGATGGCTCGCCTACTCGGGAACGCCCGTACTCCTGGAGTCCTTCCTCTACCAGCCCGAGCACTCGCTCATCGACCAGAGCCTGCACGCCCGCATGGGCGTGGAGACGACGAACGGGGACGGGTTCGGCATCGGCTGGTTCGGGCCGGAGATGACGACACCCGCGATCGTCAGGGAGATCGGGCCGGCCTGGAGCAACCGCAATCTGCGGGAGATCGCGAGCCACGTCCGCTCGCCCCTGTTCTTCGCGCACATCCGGGCCTCGACGGGCAGCGCGGTGCAGCAGACCAACTGCCATCCGTTCCGCCACGGCCGCTGGATGTGGATGCACAACGGGGCGATCGCCGACTTCCACCGGCTGCGGCGGGACCTCGCGCTGGCCGTCGATCCGCGGCTCTTCCTCGACATCGAGGGGTCGACGGACTCCGAGATGATGTTCTACCTGGCGCTCACGCTCGGCCTGGAGGACGACCCTCCCGCGGCCGTGGCCCGGATGGCGGGGCTGGTGGAGGAGATCGGCCACGAACACGGTGTGGAGTTCCCGCTGCAGATGACGGTCGCCGTGACCGACGGACGACGGCTGTGGGCCTTCCGCTACTCCAGCCAGGGCCGGTCGCGTTCGCTCTACTACAGCAGCCGGGTGGAGAGCCTGCGCGCGCTCCACCCCGACCTGCCCTTCCTCAAGGAGGCGTCCGACAACAGCCGCCTCATCGTGTCGGAACCGCTGGGAGACCTGCCCGGCGTCTGGAACAGGGTGCCCGAGGGCAGCTACGGAGTCGTCCAGCCCGAGGGCGACGTCCTGCTCCCCTTCGTTCCGCACCCCGAGTGA
- a CDS encoding TauD/TfdA dioxygenase family protein, whose translation MSVTAVGPNTVLREARIPGDGMYEGRRTLRRLPEGWEERPYELFEVVPQARTIGAEIRGADLSRPLTLALREELNRALLEWKVLFFRGAHLTSGRQRDFARNWGALETNPLLAAGSSDDVVRFDKGAGAAPTYENVWHTDVTFRERPALGAVLQLREVPPFGGDTMWADMAAAYDNLPPEVRERVDGARAVHDFIPGFARFYGPERLLPHQDLFPPVEHPVVRTHPETGRRMLFVNASFTTRITGVDRDESDRLLRFLFQQAHVPEYQVRWRWQPGDVAFWDNRATQHYAVGDYGSERRVAERVAIEGDRPV comes from the coding sequence ATGTCCGTCACGGCCGTCGGCCCGAACACCGTCCTGCGCGAAGCACGCATCCCGGGGGACGGAATGTACGAGGGCCGGCGCACGCTGCGCCGACTGCCCGAGGGCTGGGAGGAACGGCCCTACGAACTCTTCGAGGTCGTCCCGCAGGCTCGCACCATCGGCGCGGAGATCCGGGGGGCCGACCTCTCCCGCCCGCTCACTCTCGCGCTGCGCGAGGAGTTGAACCGCGCGCTGCTGGAGTGGAAGGTGCTGTTCTTCCGCGGCGCGCACCTCACCTCCGGCCGGCAGCGGGACTTCGCACGCAACTGGGGCGCCCTGGAGACCAACCCGCTGCTCGCCGCCGGTTCCAGTGACGACGTCGTCCGGTTCGACAAGGGCGCGGGGGCCGCGCCGACGTACGAGAACGTGTGGCACACCGACGTCACCTTCCGGGAACGGCCCGCGCTCGGGGCGGTGCTCCAACTGCGCGAGGTGCCGCCGTTCGGCGGGGACACGATGTGGGCGGACATGGCGGCGGCCTACGACAACCTGCCCCCGGAGGTGAGGGAACGCGTCGACGGCGCCCGCGCCGTCCACGACTTCATCCCCGGCTTCGCGCGGTTCTACGGACCCGAGCGGCTGCTGCCGCACCAGGACCTCTTCCCGCCCGTGGAGCATCCCGTCGTGCGCACCCACCCCGAGACGGGGCGGCGCATGCTCTTCGTCAACGCCTCGTTCACCACCCGCATCACCGGCGTGGACCGCGACGAGAGCGACCGGCTGCTGCGGTTCCTCTTCCAGCAGGCGCACGTGCCGGAGTACCAGGTGCGCTGGCGCTGGCAGCCCGGCGACGTCGCCTTCTGGGACAACCGCGCCACCCAGCACTACGCGGTGGGCGACTACGGCTCCGAGCGCCGCGTCGCCGAACGCGTCGCCATCGAGGGCGACCGTCCCGTCTGA
- a CDS encoding glycoside hydrolase family 2 protein, giving the protein MPTHSVPRPEYPRPQFVRRDWLNLNGAWQFETDRGDSGLERGLLDRELRDEILVPFPPESELSGIGDTDFLEAVWYRRVLTLPAAWAGRRVLLHFGAVDHDTTVWADGREVARHRGGFTPFTADLGDIAGAGEEVVITVRARDPKSGPQARGKQAVKYANHDCNYTRVTGIWQTVWLEPVPEAHLRRPRITPDLAGSAFHLELPLSTNRPGHRVRAVLGDVDGEVSRAEARADLDLAPRLHLPVPDDRRREWGPEDPHLYDLRLELLDAAGQVVDSVESYAGLRAVGLRGKAVLLNGRPLFQRLVLDQGWYPDGLMTAPTDEALVRDIELAMAAGFNGARLHQKVFEERFLHHADRLGYLVWGEFGDWGCEVGGSSGDNQKPDASYVAQWLEAVERDYSHPSIVGWCPLNETYQKLHDRVTQLDDVTRAMFLATKAMDTTRPVVDASGYAHRVAETDIYDSHHYEQDPAAFRQLMSGLAKDTPFVNTHESGAPYSQPYRGQPYFVSEFGGIWWDPEAAAAQSGEDRTVSWGYGERVRGEDEFHERFSGLTDVLLGDRNMFGYCYTQLTDVFQEQNGIYRFDRGEKLDIARVRAAQLRPAAIEEPEA; this is encoded by the coding sequence GTGCCCACTCACTCCGTACCGCGCCCGGAGTACCCGCGACCGCAGTTCGTGCGCCGCGACTGGCTCAACCTGAACGGCGCCTGGCAGTTCGAGACCGACCGGGGGGACAGCGGGCTCGAACGCGGTCTGCTCGACCGCGAGCTGCGTGACGAGATCCTCGTCCCCTTCCCGCCCGAGTCCGAGCTGTCCGGCATCGGCGACACCGACTTCCTCGAGGCCGTCTGGTACCGGCGGGTCCTGACCCTGCCCGCCGCCTGGGCCGGACGCCGGGTACTGCTGCACTTCGGCGCCGTCGACCACGACACCACCGTGTGGGCCGACGGCAGGGAGGTCGCCCGCCACCGCGGCGGCTTCACCCCCTTCACCGCCGACCTCGGCGACATCGCCGGGGCGGGGGAGGAGGTCGTGATCACCGTCCGGGCCCGCGACCCCAAGTCCGGCCCCCAGGCGCGCGGCAAGCAGGCGGTCAAGTACGCCAACCACGACTGCAACTACACCCGGGTCACCGGCATCTGGCAGACCGTCTGGCTCGAACCGGTCCCCGAAGCGCACCTGCGCCGCCCCCGGATCACCCCCGACCTGGCCGGCTCCGCCTTCCACCTCGAACTGCCCCTGTCCACCAACCGCCCCGGGCACCGGGTTCGCGCGGTCCTCGGAGACGTGGACGGCGAGGTGAGCCGCGCCGAGGCACGCGCCGACCTGGACCTCGCCCCGCGCCTGCACCTGCCGGTGCCCGACGACCGGCGGCGCGAGTGGGGGCCCGAGGACCCGCACCTGTACGACCTGCGCCTCGAACTCCTCGACGCCGCGGGGCAGGTGGTCGACAGTGTCGAGAGCTACGCCGGACTGCGCGCCGTCGGGCTGCGGGGCAAGGCCGTCCTGCTCAACGGGCGCCCGCTCTTCCAGCGCCTCGTCCTCGACCAGGGCTGGTACCCGGACGGCCTGATGACCGCCCCGACCGACGAGGCACTGGTCAGGGACATCGAACTGGCCATGGCGGCCGGCTTCAACGGGGCCCGGCTGCACCAGAAGGTCTTCGAGGAGCGCTTCCTCCACCACGCCGACCGCCTCGGCTACCTGGTCTGGGGCGAGTTCGGCGACTGGGGCTGCGAGGTCGGAGGCTCCTCGGGCGACAACCAGAAACCCGACGCCTCCTACGTCGCCCAGTGGCTGGAGGCGGTGGAACGCGACTACTCGCACCCCTCGATCGTCGGCTGGTGCCCGCTCAACGAGACCTACCAGAAGCTGCACGACCGCGTCACGCAGCTCGACGACGTGACCCGCGCCATGTTCCTGGCCACCAAGGCCATGGACACCACCCGCCCCGTCGTCGACGCGTCCGGCTACGCCCACCGGGTCGCCGAGACCGACATCTACGACTCCCACCACTACGAGCAGGACCCCGCCGCCTTCCGGCAGTTGATGTCCGGCCTCGCCAAGGACACGCCGTTCGTCAACACCCACGAGAGCGGCGCCCCCTACTCCCAGCCCTACCGGGGGCAGCCGTACTTCGTCAGCGAGTTCGGCGGCATCTGGTGGGACCCGGAGGCGGCCGCCGCGCAGTCCGGTGAGGACCGCACCGTCTCCTGGGGCTACGGGGAGCGGGTCCGGGGCGAGGACGAGTTCCACGAGCGGTTCAGCGGCCTCACCGACGTGCTGCTGGGCGACCGGAACATGTTCGGCTACTGCTACACCCAGTTGACCGACGTCTTCCAGGAGCAGAACGGCATCTACCGCTTCGACCGGGGCGAGAAGCTCGACATCGCCCGGGTCCGCGCCGCCCAACTGCGCCCGGCGGCGATCGAGGAGCCGGAGGCCTAG
- a CDS encoding carbohydrate ABC transporter permease, producing the protein MSATATPLRPRRRPPREAAGSPLLLGHGRLPRVLAATALVVLAVLWLLPFLWAVITSVQSEEDINTSGLSPFKGAFTLDAYQQILERGNVTVWAFNSFLIAGLVTLITVVVSTLAAYGFSRGTFRGRRALLGVTVAAIMVPPQLLVVPLFDQMTLFHMVDTYAAVILPQVVAPMMVFILKRFFDAIPKELEEAARIDGASEFRVFRSIVLPLSRPIVAAVAIFVFIGAWNNFMWPFIVTNDSDLMTLPVGLATVKDAYGIQYAQSMASALLAALPLIVVFLLFQRRIVNSVATTGLGGS; encoded by the coding sequence GTGTCCGCAACCGCCACCCCCCTCCGTCCCCGGCGCCGTCCACCCCGCGAAGCGGCCGGCTCCCCCCTGCTCCTCGGCCACGGACGGCTGCCCCGCGTCCTGGCCGCAACAGCACTCGTCGTCCTGGCCGTCCTGTGGCTGCTGCCGTTCCTGTGGGCGGTCATCACCTCCGTGCAGAGCGAGGAGGACATCAACACCAGCGGGCTGTCCCCGTTCAAGGGCGCCTTCACCCTGGACGCCTACCAGCAGATACTGGAACGCGGCAACGTCACCGTCTGGGCGTTCAACAGCTTCCTGATCGCCGGACTGGTCACGCTGATCACCGTGGTCGTCTCCACCCTCGCGGCGTACGGATTCTCACGCGGCACCTTCCGCGGCCGCCGGGCACTGCTCGGCGTCACCGTCGCCGCCATCATGGTCCCGCCGCAACTGCTCGTCGTGCCGCTGTTCGACCAGATGACCCTGTTCCACATGGTCGACACCTACGCGGCGGTCATCCTGCCCCAGGTGGTCGCCCCGATGATGGTGTTCATCCTCAAGCGGTTCTTCGACGCCATCCCCAAGGAGCTGGAGGAGGCGGCCCGGATCGACGGCGCCTCCGAGTTCCGGGTCTTCCGGTCGATCGTCCTGCCGCTCTCGCGGCCGATCGTGGCCGCCGTGGCGATCTTCGTCTTCATCGGTGCCTGGAACAACTTCATGTGGCCGTTCATCGTCACCAACGACTCCGACCTGATGACCCTCCCGGTGGGCCTGGCCACCGTGAAGGACGCCTACGGCATCCAGTACGCGCAGTCCATGGCCTCCGCCCTGCTGGCCGCGCTGCCGCTGATCGTGGTCTTCCTCCTCTTCCAGCGCCGCATCGTCAACTCCGTGGCCACCACCGGCCTCGGCGGTTCCTGA
- a CDS encoding carbohydrate ABC transporter permease has protein sequence MTTTAPLGTEERTGSPAAPADGRRTALGRIRSGNGLVFVLPFLLVFGLFMVWPIVQGLWMSFTDSSLALRDTNFVGFDNYTEAFGDADVWSSLGNTVFFTVISSVPLVLAALAMALLVHSGLAGQWAWRLSFFAPYLLPVTVVTMIWTWLYQPELGMANQLLDTLGMEPVGWLSDESVAMWSVAALTVWWTVGFNFLLYLAALQSLPTTFDEAAALDGAGAWRRLWSITLPQLRRTTGLVAMLQVLASLKVFDQIYILTKGGPNGSTRPVLEYVYDIGFTGYRLGYASAVSYLFFALIVVVSLVQLRLFRRED, from the coding sequence ATGACCACCACCGCACCCCTCGGCACCGAGGAGCGGACCGGCTCGCCCGCTGCTCCGGCGGACGGCCGCCGCACCGCCCTCGGCCGCATACGCTCCGGCAACGGGCTCGTGTTCGTCCTGCCGTTCTTGCTCGTGTTCGGCCTCTTCATGGTGTGGCCGATCGTGCAGGGCCTGTGGATGAGCTTCACCGACAGCTCGCTCGCCCTGCGCGACACGAACTTCGTCGGCTTCGACAACTACACCGAGGCCTTCGGCGACGCCGACGTGTGGAGCAGCCTCGGCAACACCGTCTTCTTCACCGTCATCTCGAGCGTCCCCCTCGTACTGGCCGCGCTCGCGATGGCCCTGCTGGTGCACAGCGGACTCGCCGGGCAGTGGGCGTGGCGACTGTCGTTCTTCGCCCCCTACCTGCTGCCCGTGACCGTCGTGACCATGATCTGGACCTGGCTGTACCAGCCCGAACTGGGCATGGCCAACCAACTCCTCGACACCCTCGGCATGGAACCGGTGGGCTGGCTGTCCGACGAGTCCGTCGCCATGTGGTCCGTCGCCGCCCTCACCGTCTGGTGGACGGTCGGCTTCAACTTCCTGCTCTACCTGGCCGCGCTCCAGTCCCTGCCGACGACCTTCGACGAGGCCGCCGCCCTCGACGGGGCCGGTGCCTGGCGCCGCCTGTGGTCCATCACCCTGCCGCAACTGCGCAGGACCACAGGGCTGGTGGCCATGCTGCAGGTCCTGGCCTCCCTCAAGGTGTTCGACCAGATCTACATCCTCACCAAGGGCGGCCCCAACGGGTCCACCCGGCCCGTCCTCGAGTACGTCTACGACATCGGCTTCACCGGCTACCGCCTCGGCTACGCCTCCGCCGTCTCGTACCTGTTCTTCGCCCTGATCGTCGTCGTCTCGCTCGTGCAGCTCCGCCTCTTCCGCCGGGAGGACTGA
- a CDS encoding extracellular solute-binding protein → MSSRLPAQGVPAVSDPVRRPSRRRLLRHAVAGAGALLAAGPLSGCASPASASGASSLSVWDLFQGGDGMLMDDMIEAVSKGARGAKGFDIDRTILDWGPSYYTKLAMSAAGGRASDVAAMHLSRLAGYAPGGLVDAFDLDLLAEYGVTAEDFTPAVWSRTQYEGTVYAIPLDVHPFIVFYDKKAADEAGLLDASGELAPMGSPEALLDAGKALAEATGEAGILFGHVTDTAQTWRLFAGLYAQTGAAFDLPDGGPPKIDVDAAVRVVTLMTRLFDGKTNPNNLDYNGALAAFSSGRGGMAMLGEWELPTLRKSGMELGAAPFPQVFEKPAVYTDSHSFVLPHQNSPDPARRREAHRYVAQILKQSLTWASAGHIPAYQPVLAEPEYAALDPQSSYADAAKVAVLDPPNWFAGAGSNFQNRMCQPLQSALLGNTTPEKAVRQMVHEADTLLRQPNPVA, encoded by the coding sequence ATGAGTTCCCGTTTGCCTGCCCAGGGGGTGCCGGCCGTGTCCGACCCGGTCCGCCGCCCCAGTCGCCGCCGGTTGCTGCGCCACGCCGTGGCCGGGGCGGGGGCCCTGCTCGCCGCGGGCCCGCTGTCCGGCTGCGCCTCACCGGCCTCCGCCTCCGGAGCGTCCTCGCTGAGCGTCTGGGACCTGTTCCAGGGCGGCGACGGCATGCTCATGGACGACATGATCGAGGCCGTGTCCAAGGGGGCCCGGGGAGCCAAGGGCTTCGACATCGACCGGACGATCCTGGACTGGGGCCCGTCGTACTACACCAAGCTCGCCATGTCCGCGGCCGGCGGCCGGGCCTCCGACGTGGCCGCCATGCACCTGTCCCGGCTGGCGGGCTACGCGCCCGGCGGCCTGGTGGACGCCTTCGACCTGGACCTGCTCGCCGAGTACGGCGTCACGGCCGAGGACTTCACCCCGGCCGTGTGGTCGCGCACCCAGTACGAGGGGACCGTCTACGCCATCCCGCTGGACGTCCACCCCTTCATCGTGTTCTACGACAAGAAGGCCGCGGACGAGGCCGGGCTGCTGGACGCCTCCGGCGAACTGGCACCCATGGGCTCGCCCGAGGCCCTGCTGGACGCGGGCAAGGCCCTCGCCGAGGCGACCGGGGAGGCGGGCATCCTGTTCGGCCACGTCACCGACACGGCACAGACCTGGCGCCTGTTCGCCGGCCTCTACGCCCAGACCGGCGCCGCGTTCGACCTGCCCGACGGCGGCCCCCCGAAGATCGACGTCGACGCCGCCGTACGCGTCGTCACCCTCATGACGCGGCTCTTCGACGGGAAGACCAACCCCAACAACCTGGACTACAACGGCGCGCTGGCCGCCTTCTCCAGCGGCCGCGGCGGCATGGCGATGCTCGGCGAGTGGGAGCTGCCGACGCTGAGGAAGTCCGGCATGGAGCTGGGCGCCGCGCCCTTCCCGCAGGTCTTCGAGAAGCCCGCCGTCTACACCGACAGCCACAGCTTCGTCCTCCCGCACCAGAACAGCCCCGACCCGGCCCGGCGCCGCGAGGCCCACCGCTACGTCGCGCAGATACTCAAGCAGAGCCTCACCTGGGCGAGCGCCGGCCACATCCCCGCGTACCAGCCCGTCCTCGCCGAGCCCGAGTACGCGGCGCTCGACCCGCAGTCCTCCTACGCCGACGCCGCGAAGGTCGCGGTGCTCGACCCGCCCAACTGGTTCGCCGGCGCCGGTTCGAACTTCCAGAACCGGATGTGCCAGCCGCTCCAGTCGGCGCTCCTGGGCAACACCACCCCCGAGAAGGCGGTGCGGCAGATGGTCCACGAGGCGGACACGCTGCTGCGGCAGCCCAACCCGGTGGCCTGA
- a CDS encoding LacI family DNA-binding transcriptional regulator gives MARPRIKDVARHAGVSEKTVSNVINDYAHVSDRTRQVVREAIEHLGYRVNLAGRHLRKGRTGIIALVVPELDIPYFAELARHVIREAEERSLTVLIHQSGADRAHELAALAGFGSTFVDGIILSPLALTADDLRDRTGFPPTVLLGELLEEGADHVAIDNESAAREATRHLIGLGRRAVLAVGGRDDAGLGTAQARTRGYRAALAEAGIAFDPAALLPVDSFRMPDGARAVARALREGARPDALLCLNDQLALGALRALHEHGARVPEDVAVIGFDDVEGGRFSVPTLSTVAPDKAAVAKVAVQLLQHRIEEATAPDGGRDGAGPGPGASASASASAQAGVQAPQDRIVAHRLVLRESTEGHEPR, from the coding sequence GTGGCACGGCCCAGGATCAAGGACGTCGCACGTCATGCGGGCGTTTCGGAGAAGACGGTGTCCAATGTCATCAACGACTACGCCCATGTCTCCGACCGGACCAGGCAGGTGGTGCGGGAGGCCATCGAACACCTCGGTTACCGGGTGAACCTGGCGGGCCGTCACCTGCGCAAGGGCAGAACCGGCATCATCGCGCTCGTCGTCCCGGAACTGGACATACCGTACTTCGCGGAGCTGGCCCGGCATGTCATCCGCGAGGCCGAGGAGCGGTCCCTGACGGTGCTGATCCATCAGTCGGGGGCGGACCGCGCCCACGAGCTGGCGGCGCTGGCCGGGTTCGGCTCCACCTTCGTGGACGGGATCATCCTCAGTCCGCTCGCTCTGACCGCCGACGACCTGCGGGACCGCACGGGTTTTCCTCCCACGGTGCTGCTCGGGGAGCTGCTGGAGGAGGGTGCCGACCATGTGGCCATCGACAACGAGAGCGCCGCGCGCGAGGCGACCCGCCATCTGATCGGGCTCGGCCGCCGTGCCGTCCTGGCCGTCGGGGGGCGCGACGACGCGGGTCTGGGGACGGCGCAGGCCCGCACGCGGGGCTACCGTGCCGCCCTGGCGGAGGCGGGCATCGCCTTCGATCCGGCCGCTCTGCTGCCGGTCGACTCCTTCCGGATGCCCGACGGGGCGCGGGCCGTGGCGCGGGCGCTGCGGGAGGGCGCGCGGCCGGACGCGCTGCTCTGCCTCAACGACCAGTTGGCCCTGGGCGCGTTGCGGGCCCTGCACGAGCACGGGGCCAGGGTGCCCGAGGACGTCGCGGTGATCGGCTTCGACGACGTGGAGGGCGGGCGGTTCAGCGTCCCGACCCTGAGCACGGTGGCTCCGGACAAGGCGGCGGTGGCCAAGGTCGCCGTGCAACTGCTCCAGCACCGCATCGAGGAGGCGACGGCACCGGACGGCGGGCGGGACGGCGCCGGGCCGGGGCCGGGGGCGTCGGCGAGTGCGTCGGCGAGTGCGCAGGCCGGCGTGCAGGCGCCCCAGGACCGCATCGTGGCCCACCGGCTCGTCCTTCGGGAGAGCACGGAGGGCCACGAGCCGCGCTGA